The genomic region GCGGAGGAGACCCAGGACAACCAGTCCCAGCGGAAGATGGACCTCGCGATCGTGCGCGGGGACAACGTGATCTACATCTCCCCCTGACGACGCCGAGGTGGCGTAGATGACAAAGGGAACCGCATCGCTCGGGAAGATGGGCGTCAAATCCGTCCACATCCGGTGCCGGCGCTGCGGGCGCCACTCGTACCACAAGCGCAAGGGATACTGTTCTTCGTGCGGGTACGGGAATACCAAGAAGTTGAGGAATTTCTCCTGGGCGAAGAGGCACTGAGGATGTCCTTGGACGGCGCTGCGTCGGAATACTCCGACCTCCGCCCGCGCGAGAAATGCGGCATCATCGGTTGCGCGAGCGAGATCCCGGTCGCCACCGAGCTCTACTACGGGCTCCGAATCCTGCAGCACCGCGGCCAGGAGTCGGCGGGGATTGCGGTCTTTGACGGAGAAATCCGTTCGAAGCGCGGCATGGGCTTGGTCCATGAGGTGTTCACAAAGGAGGATCTCACGAGCTTGCGCGGCCGCTCGGGCATCGGCCATGTGCGGTACTCGACCACGGGCTCGAGCGTCCTCGACAACGCTCAGCCGATCGTGGTCAAGACGTCGTACGGGGACATCGGCCTCGCGCACAACGGGGACATCGTGAACGCGGCGGAGATCCGAGAGGACCTGAGCCGCAAGGGCTGGGCATTCATGACGACCTCGGACAGCGAGGTGATCGTCCGCCTCCTGGCGAACGAGCTCGTGAGCTCGGGAGACCCCCGGCGCGCCCTCAAAGAGTTCACGAAGCGTCTCGAGGGCGCCTACAGCCTCGCGCTTCTGATCAACGGCACCGTGTACGCGGTCCGGGACCCGTTCGGAATCCGTCC from Thermoplasmata archaeon harbors:
- a CDS encoding 50S ribosomal protein L37e: MTKGTASLGKMGVKSVHIRCRRCGRHSYHKRKGYCSSCGYGNTKKLRNFSWAKRH